CCCGAGTTGCGTGCGCGCAATATCAATATCCTGGCCACCCTGGGATTTCCAGAATTTATCGATCCCATCATTCAAGCTTTAAAAGAGGATGCCCCCATAGTAAAGATGGCTGCAGCAAGAATTTTAGCCCATGCAGATTATCCTGAGCATATCGACCTCATACTCCCAGAACTTTCGCATTTTGATGAATGGAGCATGAACTTTCTATCATCCATGCTATCTGAGATGGGACCATCGATTGCTCCTCGCTTGCGGGAGGAACTGCTCAATGGGGAAGCATCGGTTAGAGTGCAGATTGCAGCAGCGGAAGCCTTAAGACAAATAGGGGATCTGGCGGCTCCAGATGCGGCTGTAAAGGTTCTGGAAGCTGGAGGTGACCCAGAACTAAGCGCAACCTGTTTAAAGATATTGAGGGATATGGGAACCCCCAGACATCGACCGCTCCTCCTTGACCTGGTTGGGTCACCTGAGGAGATTATCCGCATTCATGCCCTCTCAGCTCTTGGTTCAGTTGGCTTGGAATCTGATGCGTCCATTATGCTGAAGGGTCTGGACGATCCCTCAAGTTGGGTGGCCTTGCAAGCCGCAAGAGCCTTGCACCAGATTAAAAGCACCCAATTGCTTGAGGAAATCGCCGCTTCGGATCATTCCAGAGCATCAATTGCCCAGCAAATCCTCACCGAGGTCCATGGCCTATGACCATATTTGTACGCTTGCTGGAGATCTTATTGGAGGGGTTCAACTATGTTGTTCTGGCCTACTTCCTCCTTCTGAATTTCTTCTACTTGCTGACAACTATTTTTGCTTTTTTCTCTTTGCGATCCTATGCCCGCCGCATGGAGGCAGTCGACCTGCAATCCTTGATGGCAAAAGCCGGTGTACCCCCTGTGACCCTCTTTGCCCCTGCCTACAACGAAGAGGCTACCTGTGTGGAATCTATTCGTGCCCTTCTAGCTTTAAACTATCCCGAATATGAAGTGCTGGTCATCAATGATGGCTCCAAGGATTCAACCATGGAGCAACTTATCAATGCCTTCGAACTAAAACCAGCAGCCCGATACCGGGTCGCAGATATTGAAGCAGCTACTGTTCGGGGTATTTATCGCAGCGAGTATCAACCCAATCTGTGGGTCATTGACAAGGAAAATGGGGGCAAGGCTGATGCCTTGAATGTGGGTATAAATTATTGTCGTACCCCCCTCTTTTGTGCCATGGATGCCGATAGTATTCTGGAACGAGATGCACTTATTCGTATTGTCAGACCCTTTCTCGAAGATGCCCATACGGTTGCCGCTGGTGGGATTATTAGAATCGTAAATGATTGTACACTCCAACGTGGCACCCTGACAAAAATCAGATTGCCAAAAAACATCTGGGCCAAATTCCAGGTCCTTGAATATTTGCGGGCTTTTCTCTCTGGACGTATGGGATGGAGCGCCCTGAATGCGACTTTGATCATTTCTGGGGCTTTTGGGATGTTTAAGCGCTCAGCTGTGGTTGCCGTGGGAGGCTATGCCCATGATACGGTAGGTGAGGACATGGAGTTGGTGGTAAAACTTCATCGATACCATCTTGAGCGCAAGCTACCCTATACCATTTCATTTGTTCCTGATCCCGTGGCCTGGACAGAATGCCCGGAATCAACTAAAATTCTCGGACGTCAGCGTGACCGCTGGCAAAGGGGACTATTCGAAGTGCTTTCCCGCCACAGGGTAATGCTGTTTAATCCAAAATATGGACGGATCGGGATGTTCGCCTTCCCCTATTTCTATTTTCTGGAAATGTTGGGACCTGCTATTGAGATGCCCGGCTATATTACGTTTCTCATCGCCGTCATCTGGGGATCTATTTCATATACATATATGGCTGCCTTCTTTGTGGTGGCATTCATTTTTGGTGTAGCGCTCTCATTATTCTCAGTGGCACTTGAAGAGCTCACTTTCAGGCGCTACCCTCGAACCAGAGATTTATTTCAACTATTTTTTCTGGCCATCATCGAGAATTTCGGGTATCGTCAACTCACCATCTATTGGCGTATTCATGGATTTATTTCGGCACTCAGAAAGGTTGAAGGTTGGGGCAAGATGGAACGCAAGGGTTTTGCTACGGCACCGGATGAAAGTTCAAAATGATCAAGATTAATACTGATAAGATTCTACGCTTCATAACAAGACCTCTCGAGGTCGTGATTTTAAGATATATCTTTGTTTTCATGCTGGCTGCTCCCCTGGTGATGTATCTGTTATGGGTGTTTTCTTCAAAACATGAGCTTGAAATCGTTATCGTCAACAAGTCTGTTACTGATGACAATAATATGGAGCTACACTCATTAAACTGGATTTTAAATCATGAGCGGATTGTGAATAAATCCCAGAAGTTCTACAACCCTGATTCAGATTACTACGGATTCTACCCCCGTTTGGGTGGTGATTTTTCGGTTCGTGATTTTCAGTCTTATGACTCTCTGGAAATAAGCGACCTGGTCAACCAGTCTGACCTGCTGTATCTCACCGATTCATATGGGGTGTACACTCACGACTATGGGGTTGATGCAGATGAACCGAATCGTCTTTTGTATGGTGGCTTTAACCAAAGCGATCTTGAGGTTCTAAAAGAATTCCGTGCTCAGAAGAAACTTGTAGTGAGTGAGTTCTCCCTCTTCACCCCGCCCACTGGACGGAGTATGCGAGATTCACTCCAGGTTATTCTGGGAATAAAGTGGTCAGGGTGGACGGGACGTTATTTTCTATCGCTTGATTCAACGGCACATGGAGATTTGCCAGAATGGGTGGTTAATCTTTATCATGAAAAGTACGGGGTGAAGTGGCCATTTTTTGATTCTGGCATTGTATTGGTTAGATGGGATGACATTGTTATTCTTGAATACGGCACGCATTTGGTTCAGGAAGCGCCTATTATTGAAACGCAAGCTGTTTATGCCCAGACATATGGCCTGCCGCCTTCCATCCAATATCCCTTCTGGTTTGATATTGTTTCGTCTCCTGAGCGGGATAATCAGATAATATCCATTTATCATCTTGAGGTGAATGAACGCGGTGATTCTCTCCTCAGCGCTCACAATATTCCCAAAATATTTCCAGCCGTGCTGAAAGCGAGTACTGATGAATATCCCTTTTACTATTTTGCCGGTGATTTTTCTGACAATCCAGTTATTCCACCCACCGCCTATTTTAAGGGCATCGAGCGATTCCATAAATTCTTTTACAACGATAAAAATGTTGAGGAACGTCAGCAATTTTTCTGGAGATATTATCGTCCCTTGATTTCAAATATCCTCCGCAATGAAGTGAAACACCTTAAACGCTAGTCTCATATCACATCCCAATAAGGCACTTTAGCGATTTAGCTAGCAGTAGAAATAGTTTTTCAAATCAAATATTTCCACTATTTTAGATTAATTATCTTTAAAAACGATTCATATATACTGGGTGAACTCATGCTGAAATATTTCAATGTACATATATTAACAATGTTGCTTTTTACTCTGGTTTCCAGTCAGGCAAAGGCTTGGGAATTGCATACGCTTATCGCTCAGCCGATCTTTTCCTCTATGGAGGAAGTTGTATCAGCTGAGGATGTTGTCGTAACGAGTTTGGAGGAATTCCTGATACTGGCTGAACTGTATCTGGAGGAGACACTACAGGAGGAGGAAGCATGGGCAGTAGCAAATTTGGAATTTTATGCACCGCTCCCAGATTCTCTGACTTTTAGGGCGAATTATGACGTGGAAACCGTCCGCCAAAGATTTGCACAGGCCATTCGAATCAATCCCGAGTCCAAATTTATCTCATATTTGCAGTTGATGCCTGGTGCTGAATCAGGTTCCCGTGCTATCCTGGTTCCTGAGGATGTAACGCCTCTGAAAGAGAATAGTGGGTTTTACAATGTCACCTTTGTTGAGTTAAAACCAGGGGAGAGAATAGATCCTCTCAGTGTCCTGGTGTCTGCAAACCATGAACCTGATCTGGGTCTGGACATCGGGCTTTATGAAAACAATGGTACTGAATGGGGTGAAGCATACAAAATGGGGACCCAGCCCTTTGGAGATGCAAAACTTGAATACGGTTCACAGGCCCCTGTTCACATGGGGCTTTATCATGAAGCCGCTTTAATCAATATGGTCGCACCCTTCATCAAAGAATGTTATCCAGAATATCGAATCCACTTATACAAAACACTTTCTGAGCTGGCCTTCAGTCTGGGTCATGATTACTGGGGCTGGCGTTTTATGGGGTGGGGACTGCATTATCTTGCTGATTTGACACAACCCTACCACGCCCGTGCTTTGCCTGGTGTGGGCACCATTAAAATGATCATCATGAATGTCATGGATATGACGGGTCGCAGCCGTATGAAGGATGAGGCAATTCAGATGGTCTCAAATAGACACATGGCCATAGAGCTTTTGCAAAGACAACTCTTGGAGCGAGCATATCTTGAGAATGATATGGAATATCTCCAAATCAAGACCCTGGCTTCTCAAAGGACCATACCTCATTACATGGATATGCTCCCTCGCGAAATTATCACCAGGAAAGCAGCTTCCAGATCCAGAAAACTGGACAAAATCATCGCCAGGAATTTCCCCGAACAATTGGTATCTGATCCCAATTATGAACTGGAGAGTTTCGCACAGAAAAATGAGTTAATTGATGTACTTAATAATTCCGGGAATCCAGAGGCACTTCAGAATCTTGAGCAGGAGCTCAATGATATCCTCATCGATTTTTCTGTCTATGGCCGCAGTTATGCCAGGAGTATCATTTCGCAAACTCCCTGAGGTAGATTCCCTCAGAAATTATACAACCTGGTAGTTTTTCCTTATTTTTCTCCTGAGAAGATCAGATGATTCTGGAATCAGCACCTCTGCTGTGCCATATTCTACGCTCATTCTTGCACGGGATTTGCTATCGTCGTTCTTCCTGATATAAAGTATTAGCCACGTTTTTTGTGTTTACAGGGGTGTCCACAACATGTTCAAAATCTTTCTGCAATTCTTCATCTTCTTTCTGATTATCCCAAATCTGTTTGGTCAGGATGTTTCAAAAAATGATGCACCCAATCTTTACATTGATTGTCCCTCATGTGATATGAACTATATCCGTACCAAACTTGATTATGTCAATTATGTCATTGACCGCAATGATGCAGATGTTTTTATCATGATTACCCGTCAAAGTACAGGTGGAAACG
This window of the Candidatus Neomarinimicrobiota bacterium genome carries:
- a CDS encoding HEAT repeat domain-containing protein, producing the protein MNSEQILKYLKQFLAYLKGVGNEFFSCFEKLPRLEMALQILILTVVFLFVLTIIIAIGVVLLRVKNNLLSKRYSRLEKSWEGQIMEALSNDENEASPEMEIKRRDRDFFVQYLYRFASRLRGQELQIIKDLAAPHLPMIASKLQRGYPELRARNINILATLGFPEFIDPIIQALKEDAPIVKMAAARILAHADYPEHIDLILPELSHFDEWSMNFLSSMLSEMGPSIAPRLREELLNGEASVRVQIAAAEALRQIGDLAAPDAAVKVLEAGGDPELSATCLKILRDMGTPRHRPLLLDLVGSPEEIIRIHALSALGSVGLESDASIMLKGLDDPSSWVALQAARALHQIKSTQLLEEIAASDHSRASIAQQILTEVHGL
- a CDS encoding glycosyltransferase family 2 protein, producing MTIFVRLLEILLEGFNYVVLAYFLLLNFFYLLTTIFAFFSLRSYARRMEAVDLQSLMAKAGVPPVTLFAPAYNEEATCVESIRALLALNYPEYEVLVINDGSKDSTMEQLINAFELKPAARYRVADIEAATVRGIYRSEYQPNLWVIDKENGGKADALNVGINYCRTPLFCAMDADSILERDALIRIVRPFLEDAHTVAAGGIIRIVNDCTLQRGTLTKIRLPKNIWAKFQVLEYLRAFLSGRMGWSALNATLIISGAFGMFKRSAVVAVGGYAHDTVGEDMELVVKLHRYHLERKLPYTISFVPDPVAWTECPESTKILGRQRDRWQRGLFEVLSRHRVMLFNPKYGRIGMFAFPYFYFLEMLGPAIEMPGYITFLIAVIWGSISYTYMAAFFVVAFIFGVALSLFSVALEELTFRRYPRTRDLFQLFFLAIIENFGYRQLTIYWRIHGFISALRKVEGWGKMERKGFATAPDESSK